One Leptodactylus fuscus isolate aLepFus1 chromosome 11, aLepFus1.hap2, whole genome shotgun sequence genomic window, TCCATGTTCATAGCTGACATTTCGGGTGGTGAGGACCTTAAAGTGTCTGGTTTTGGTCAAGTATGTGTAGTTTACGGAGACCTCAGGTGGCCTCATGGACATCAACGTGTGACCGTCACCAGATCTTGTGACCTCATATCCTGGCTATGGCCATTTGAGGTTTCTGAACACGTCTCACAAGGTAAGACCATCGACGTACCCAAATATGGGAAGGGAGCGCTAGTTTACCTGGTAGGTTTTTGCCACCATCTCAGCGCCTCGGAGATTGGTCCACTTTGACAAGCCCACAAAGATTTCTGTACCTGCGATAAGAACATTAGTATAGAAGTAATACCGGCCATGCAATGTACGGTACCGAGCTGCAAAATCGGCAAAGTCAACGAGGAAGAGTGGCGGAGTTCCTAGGACACACGCCGAAACTTTGCTACCTCACTGCTAAGATCGTCTATCCTAGTTTGGGTTTTATGCCCCACACTGAAAACTCAATCACCGCCAATGTTCAGGATGAGAACTAACTGAACGTATTCTGTGTATACAACCTCTACCCGTGTATCTCCATCTTATAGTCTACTCTAATCCTACAGGAGGCAAATGGAGACACCTACTGAGGTTCCCTCCCCTCGTAGGTTATTGCCCATCCAATCCTGTCCAACCCCTCTTAGCAGATTGTCTGCAGATCCCGAGCCTTTACTTATGGCCACCCATAGATTGGGCAACCATTCACATTAGATAGGACAACCTAGCTACAAAGTGGAGGAATCCAAAATGTCTGATCCTTTTTTCCCGCCCAACATCGGCCGTCAAGGATTTTCAGATAAAAGTGATTATTTGTGGGGCCGTCCTGATGTTTATGGCCAAGACCTTGACCATTCGGGAAGAAGGTCTACAATGTCATGAAGGAAAACCACCTTAGACCTCGACATCTTTCCCCGGGAGCTTCTCTCTCTGTGTTATTCATTGTGCTCATATATATGGTTATGACACATATATTGACCATGTTGGAGGCCATGTTGGCCCAATAATAATTCATCTTTTCTTCGAGTCCAAGAACATCTCATGCTACACACGTTCTCCAAACCCCTCTACCGCCAACTACCGGACCCAAGACCAAGACACCATCACTTACCTGTGAAGAGAATGTCGCTGGCATCCAATGTGGCGCCTTCATCTGTAAGTTCACAAACTCGAAATTTCAACTCTTCAAACAACTTACGTAAACCTTCTGTCTAAGAGGAAGATGGAGAAGAGCAGAGAGTGAGGAGGAAGGAACAGATGGCAGATGATGAAACAAAGATGGCACGCATACATAATGCTATGCCAGACAGACGTATACATTAGCACTCACCTCTTTTCTTCTTGCAGGGTTTGACGGGCGGGTGATTAAAGCTGTATCTGCTATTACCACTGCCATGTCACCAATTAGTTGCCCTCGGGGCAGATCTTCATGCGGAGGAAGCTCCATCACTTGAAGCCCCATTTTCTGTCTTAAGATGCCACAAAAGACTCCACTTTCCCTCTGCGCCCTTGCAAGGTCCACCTTTCCATCTGCCTCTTGGGCCAGAGAGGAGGGCACCCCTCTGACCACAGCATGAGTGTATCTACCAGTCATTTCTGACGCCCCAAGATTGGGGTAACAAGTCAAAACTTTTGGGTTGTCAGGGCTTGTCCAATGTGGCCCCCGTCTTCTCCCCCTGGATTATGGCTCCTTCTCGCCCCTGGTCTCCTGCCTGGATGAGTTCCTCTCTCAACTTCGCCTCCGATTTCCTTCCTGACTTCACATCCTGCAAGAAAAAGGAATGACAAGTATGTTCAGAAATGTATACATGCGACAAACACACCGCGGTCACCATGTGGACGACAAGTGGACAATAACATGATAGTAAAACCTCATACCGGCGGGCAGTGGGCACAGCCGCACGTCTAAATTTGGTCCCAAAATTTGTTCCCTTGCAGGAGGTGATAAAAGCCCATGGGTAACAGCAAAGCCTCTGAAACTTCTGGACATTCCACCGGTATGATGGCAGCAGACAACTATAGATGGCAGAGCGGTCCTTGTGATGAGATCTAGTAACTTGGTATGATCCTAGCGGGAAATAACCCAGACCGGGGGCTGCTACGAGACATCATGGCCTTGTTGTGACTGCGCCAAAGGACCTCCTGTGACCTGGACCAACACTAGTGTCACAAgggtgcactcagctctgctacatctgctcagCACCGCTGTGTTACAAGGCACAACCTGTCCTGACCCCTGCCTTGAGTATAGGGGGTTAAGTTACCACTCTTACAACCTTTTAACCCACTCAGTGCTGGAAGGGTCACATGTAACACCCTTCCTATTAGGGACGGCTTAAAGGCACAGCGCTCGATTAGCCACGTTCACGCTAGTTTGTCGACTGCTGGATGTCATACGGTACATATAAAGTAAATGCCATGCTGtcgctaagcccccccccccccccccccccccagggctgTGCAAGGGATCGGCCTCTCCCAGAGTTGAAAGGGTTAATCAAAGCCGTAGACTGTGGCGATACAAGGGTCATAGGATTACAATGCAGTCTTATAAAGCATCAGGCATATATTTTGGGGGGACGCAATATCAATAGTGGCGATATAACAATAGATTCGGGTGGTCCTACCCCAGCAGACCAGCACTGTAAGTTTCGGGCCCACTGGTTCGCAAGGATATTAAGGATTTTACTGCGCTGCTCTTGTTTTTAACCCTTCATAGGACAGACAGATAAGTGAATTTTGGAGGGGGTGGCGAGGACAGATGGATGGAGGGATGGGAGACACCATGCACCGGAGAAGACATGAAGTCACAGGGCGGAGGGACCCGGCCAGACACCAGCAGGTCCC contains:
- the DDAH2 gene encoding putative hydrolase DDAH2, with translation MTGRYTHAVVRGVPSSLAQEADGKVDLARAQRESGVFCGILRQKMGLQVMELPPHEDLPRGQLIGDMAVVIADTALITRPSNPARRKETEGLRKLFEELKFRVCELTDEGATLDASDILFTGTEIFVGLSKWTNLRGAEMVAKTYQDYAVSTVPVAGDLHLKSFCSMGGPDTLVIGSSDTAKKALKMMEQLTDHHYETLTVPDDPAANCIYARVGPKSNVLVHRSAEEYPNSVQVFQKLTDYTLVPASCTEVSKIGGCLTACSILINRKLEI